One segment of Sulfobacillus thermosulfidooxidans DSM 9293 DNA contains the following:
- a CDS encoding DUF2892 domain-containing protein, translating into MEKQVIIRLPSTTGRVQSHTIPQVNQAIDAQTQSKVFHLAEMGPQAITQRLQELDQEWDTERVLEVTSSTFVLLGLLLGSGRDKKWLALSAVVGGFLLSHALDGWCPPLPVIRRFGIRTSQEIEKERLALRALRGDLGKTFSPQEAWALVTSAS; encoded by the coding sequence GTGGAAAAACAGGTTATTATACGCTTACCAAGTACCACCGGACGCGTCCAATCGCATACGATTCCCCAAGTCAATCAAGCTATCGATGCCCAAACCCAGTCCAAAGTGTTTCACTTGGCGGAGATGGGTCCCCAGGCTATCACACAACGGTTGCAAGAACTCGACCAAGAATGGGATACCGAACGGGTTCTTGAAGTCACATCGTCGACCTTCGTCTTACTCGGCTTACTATTAGGATCGGGACGGGATAAAAAGTGGCTCGCCCTGTCTGCGGTTGTGGGGGGATTTCTGTTGTCGCATGCGCTCGATGGATGGTGCCCCCCATTACCCGTTATTCGCCGATTTGGAATTCGAACAAGCCAGGAAATTGAGAAGGAAAGGCTGGCTTTGCGGGCTCTACGGGGTGATCTAGGGAAGACTTTTTCCCCGCAAGAAGCATGGGCATTGGTGACCTCTGCTTCTTAA
- a CDS encoding DedA family protein, which translates to MLAAVHTVTQWLNEAGYLAVYIVLLVESIGIPSPSEIILLFSGYEVWLGHFSYPIVVLVAAAGSTTGATGAYFIARLGGRPLILKHFRWVFRTPERLAYWENYFRTKGDKVVLIGRIISGVRMIISFPAGLFEMPYPRFLLYTILGSIMWPLIAVTAGYLLGPHVVSGLEATKKYETPVLIGLVLLIALWWWYERRKKKRQIITPVPEDDHIDAQDTTKP; encoded by the coding sequence GTGCTGGCTGCTGTTCATACGGTGACTCAATGGCTTAACGAAGCGGGATATCTCGCGGTCTATATTGTATTACTTGTGGAAAGCATTGGAATTCCTAGCCCATCAGAAATTATCTTGCTTTTCTCCGGATATGAGGTATGGCTAGGGCATTTTTCCTATCCCATTGTGGTTTTGGTCGCTGCAGCCGGAAGTACCACAGGAGCTACCGGAGCATATTTCATTGCCCGCTTGGGAGGACGTCCTCTCATCCTTAAGCATTTTCGCTGGGTTTTTCGAACGCCCGAACGTCTAGCCTACTGGGAAAACTATTTTCGTACGAAAGGGGACAAAGTTGTTCTCATTGGGCGCATCATCTCCGGCGTGCGTATGATTATTTCGTTTCCTGCGGGCCTTTTTGAAATGCCCTATCCTCGCTTTCTCTTATATACGATTTTGGGTTCAATTATGTGGCCCTTAATTGCCGTCACCGCTGGGTACTTGCTCGGTCCCCATGTGGTATCTGGTCTCGAAGCCACGAAAAAGTACGAGACACCCGTGCTGATTGGATTAGTTTTATTAATCGCTCTATGGTGGTGGTATGAACGCCGTAAAAAGAAACGGCAAATCATCACCCCGGTACCCGAAGATGATCATATCGATGCGCAAGACACCACGAAACCCTAA
- the remA gene encoding extracellular matrix/biofilm regulator RemA, whose translation MDIKLVNIGFGNIVSANRIVAIVSPDSAPIKRIITEARDRGVLIDATYGRRTRAVIITDSDHVILSAVQPETVANRLASREVSAVEDEDDDDTVEAEEEER comes from the coding sequence TTGGATATTAAACTTGTCAATATAGGGTTTGGTAACATTGTTTCTGCAAACCGAATCGTGGCAATCGTTAGTCCTGACTCGGCGCCTATTAAGCGCATTATTACCGAGGCCCGCGATCGCGGCGTGCTGATTGATGCGACTTATGGTCGGAGAACGCGTGCGGTCATTATTACGGACAGCGATCATGTCATTTTGTCGGCTGTTCAACCGGAAACGGTCGCCAACCGATTAGCCAGCCGAGAAGTGTCAGCGGTCGAAGACGAGGACGACGATGACACCGTCGAAGCAGAAGAAGAGGAGCGATAG
- a CDS encoding calcium-transporting P-type ATPase, PMR1-type, producing MAEIWHTLTSDEAIIQLRSDSHRGLSTSEAESRLQEIGLNAIQEADKTPWWSIFFSQFQDFMVLVLIGATVVSFLLGEVGDAITIVAIVVMNAILGFVQEYRAEKSVETLKALTAPEARVVRGGQVDMLPAEELVPGDIIELEAGDRIPADCRLIEVHGLQTDEAPLTGESQSVSKTTEPLSRPDIPVADRRNMVYMGTTVARGRAKALVVETGMHTEMGNIANLMREAVEDQTPLQRRLEHLGKILVYLSLLIVMVVVVTGLFRGEPLYQMFLTGVSLAVAAIPEGLPAIVTIALALGVQRMIKAHAIVRRLPAVETLGCTTVICTDKTGTLTKNQMTVTQIWVDNDFIDTTDESRTSPTLPKLYTAAALCNNASVDEKDPDNPDKAKGDPTEIALLWAANHGGIDLSEVASEYLRKGEIPFESERQRMAVLTVDRHNRYTVFVKGAPDVLLGFCRYLEIDGRLVLLDNEWRQRIRSINDDMAARALRVLGVAYRSTTGEEPQDHWERDLILLGLVGMMDPPRPEAVQAVKDAKRAGLRTVMITGDHPKTARAIGEAMGMVAGADEIITGPELDTLTDTDLAQRVENIRIYARVSPPHKLRVVRAWKAHGEVVAMTGDGVNDAPALKEADIGVAMGKTGTDVTKEASAMILTDDNFATIVRAIEEGRAIYDNIRKFIRYLLSCNVGEVLVMFLAAFLGLPLPLLPIQILFVNLVTDGLPAMALGVDPPSPGVMDRPPRDPNESIFARGLGTKIAFRGLLIGVSTLLVFIWSLQLWGMGLREARTMALATLIMSQLFHVFDARAEDRSFLEIGLFSNIWAVLAVLSSVMMLLAIIYVPSLRELFKTDPLGLLDWGIVVLASGFIQLLAAVRDVVLRPIRHFVHGSVQ from the coding sequence GTGGCAGAAATCTGGCATACCTTAACTAGCGATGAAGCCATTATTCAACTCCGCTCTGATTCACACAGAGGGTTGAGTACATCTGAAGCAGAGTCGCGGTTACAGGAAATCGGCTTGAATGCAATTCAAGAGGCAGACAAGACACCATGGTGGAGTATTTTTTTTAGTCAATTTCAAGACTTCATGGTACTCGTGTTAATCGGAGCGACAGTGGTTTCGTTTCTTCTCGGGGAAGTCGGTGACGCTATCACGATTGTGGCCATCGTGGTCATGAACGCGATATTGGGATTTGTCCAAGAATATCGCGCGGAGAAATCTGTTGAGACCCTAAAGGCTCTGACAGCGCCTGAGGCACGGGTTGTCCGTGGGGGACAAGTTGATATGTTGCCAGCAGAAGAACTCGTACCCGGAGACATTATCGAACTGGAGGCGGGAGACCGCATTCCCGCGGATTGTCGTCTTATCGAAGTGCATGGCTTACAAACGGACGAGGCGCCTTTAACAGGAGAATCGCAGTCGGTGAGCAAAACAACAGAGCCATTATCACGGCCAGATATTCCGGTAGCTGACCGTCGTAACATGGTTTATATGGGCACGACGGTAGCCAGAGGCCGAGCAAAGGCTTTGGTAGTGGAAACCGGGATGCATACAGAAATGGGCAATATCGCTAATTTGATGCGTGAAGCGGTGGAAGATCAGACGCCATTACAACGACGCCTTGAACATCTCGGCAAGATTTTAGTGTATTTGTCTCTATTGATTGTCATGGTGGTTGTGGTTACCGGATTATTTCGTGGCGAGCCCCTTTACCAGATGTTTCTAACAGGAGTCAGTTTAGCTGTTGCCGCAATTCCTGAGGGCTTACCGGCCATTGTGACCATTGCGCTAGCTTTAGGGGTGCAGCGCATGATTAAAGCCCATGCGATCGTTCGGCGATTGCCAGCTGTAGAAACGTTAGGTTGCACAACGGTTATTTGTACCGATAAGACTGGTACCTTGACGAAAAATCAAATGACCGTGACACAGATTTGGGTTGATAATGACTTTATTGATACCACTGATGAGTCGAGGACTTCCCCGACGTTGCCCAAGTTGTATACGGCGGCTGCGCTTTGTAATAATGCCTCTGTCGATGAGAAGGATCCAGATAATCCGGATAAGGCTAAAGGCGATCCCACAGAAATTGCGCTGCTTTGGGCAGCGAACCATGGGGGGATTGACTTAAGCGAGGTGGCTTCAGAATATTTGCGAAAGGGAGAAATTCCTTTCGAATCCGAAAGACAACGGATGGCAGTTCTCACAGTCGACCGACATAATCGTTATACCGTTTTCGTTAAAGGAGCCCCCGATGTGTTGTTGGGATTCTGTCGATATCTCGAAATTGATGGCCGCCTGGTCCTACTAGATAATGAATGGCGTCAGCGCATTCGGAGCATTAATGATGACATGGCGGCGCGGGCACTGCGCGTGTTAGGGGTTGCCTATCGTTCCACAACGGGGGAGGAACCCCAAGATCATTGGGAACGCGATTTAATTCTCCTGGGACTAGTGGGGATGATGGATCCTCCGCGCCCCGAAGCCGTGCAAGCCGTGAAAGATGCCAAACGGGCAGGATTGCGAACGGTTATGATTACCGGGGATCATCCAAAAACCGCTCGCGCTATCGGTGAAGCCATGGGCATGGTCGCTGGAGCCGATGAAATCATTACGGGACCCGAATTGGATACTTTGACGGATACGGACTTGGCTCAGCGCGTAGAAAACATTCGGATTTATGCACGGGTCTCACCGCCACACAAACTTCGCGTTGTGCGTGCATGGAAAGCCCATGGGGAAGTCGTGGCCATGACCGGAGACGGGGTCAATGATGCGCCAGCTCTTAAAGAAGCGGATATTGGCGTAGCGATGGGCAAAACGGGAACAGACGTCACCAAAGAAGCGTCGGCGATGATTTTAACCGATGATAATTTCGCGACTATTGTCCGTGCTATTGAAGAAGGACGAGCGATTTACGATAACATCCGCAAGTTTATCCGCTATTTATTATCGTGCAATGTTGGTGAAGTTTTGGTGATGTTCTTAGCAGCGTTCTTGGGATTGCCCTTACCTTTATTGCCCATCCAAATTCTCTTTGTCAATCTCGTAACCGACGGCTTACCCGCGATGGCTTTAGGCGTTGATCCGCCAAGCCCCGGCGTGATGGATCGGCCACCTCGTGATCCCAATGAAAGTATTTTTGCTCGGGGACTCGGCACGAAAATTGCGTTCCGTGGTCTTTTAATAGGGGTCAGTACGTTGCTGGTTTTTATTTGGTCGCTACAATTATGGGGTATGGGATTACGGGAAGCCAGAACCATGGCCTTAGCCACATTAATTATGAGTCAACTGTTTCATGTGTTTGATGCCCGGGCTGAGGATCGCAGCTTTTTAGAAATCGGGTTGTTTTCTAATATCTGGGCTGTGTTGGCCGTGTTGTCCTCCGTGATGATGTTATTGGCGATTATTTATGTACCGAGCCTCCGAGAACTTTTTAAGACCGATCCCTTAGGTTTGTTGGATTGGGGAATAGTGGTACTGGCATCCGGCTTTATTCAATTGCTGGCTGCCGTCCGTGACGTTGTTTTGAGGCCGATTCGTCATTTTGTTCACGGTTCAGTGCAGTAA
- the coaBC gene encoding bifunctional phosphopantothenoylcysteine decarboxylase/phosphopantothenate--cysteine ligase CoaBC, protein MRIILGVGGGIAAYKSCELASSLVKAGHDVFVVMTETAAQFIGPLTFRALTGNPVGIHATDEPMGPLSHVKMAHWADVIIVAPLTQNLLARLSLGLSSDLLTLIFQGFSGPVLVAPAMESEMWQSPQTQARLQDLTRDRMITVIGPNRGRLASGLTGPGRMAEPEEILEALWALFRPKTLQGRSILITTGPTWEHFDPVRILTNPSTGTMGIVLARELSARGSEVVVIHGPRVRELAINHVHYEEIVSARDMLRAVENHIGHIDTVIGAAAVSDFRPAYPHMQKQKKSQLDLTWIMETNPDIMAELGRKYRDTTILIGFAAETDNVLESARDKLRRKHLDAIIANQVGTSRGFGDGEYKAAIIRPEDEHTTLQHMTKEQLASQVADLLSVLQPKKGSPTNV, encoded by the coding sequence ATGCGGATTATTTTAGGTGTTGGAGGCGGCATTGCCGCTTACAAAAGTTGTGAATTGGCGAGCAGCCTAGTGAAAGCTGGCCATGATGTCTTTGTGGTGATGACTGAAACTGCGGCGCAATTTATTGGGCCGTTAACTTTTCGTGCTCTAACGGGAAATCCGGTAGGAATTCATGCGACGGATGAGCCGATGGGGCCCCTTTCGCATGTAAAAATGGCCCATTGGGCTGATGTGATAATTGTGGCTCCTCTAACGCAAAATTTACTGGCGCGACTCTCTTTGGGTTTATCGTCTGATTTGTTGACCCTTATTTTTCAAGGATTTTCTGGGCCTGTGTTGGTCGCCCCAGCCATGGAAAGTGAAATGTGGCAAAGCCCGCAGACCCAGGCGCGCCTCCAAGACTTAACACGCGACCGCATGATTACCGTGATAGGTCCTAATCGAGGACGTTTAGCCTCGGGATTAACAGGCCCTGGACGCATGGCTGAACCCGAAGAAATTCTCGAGGCGTTATGGGCATTGTTCCGACCGAAGACATTACAAGGACGTTCCATATTGATTACAACCGGTCCGACTTGGGAACATTTTGATCCGGTACGAATTTTAACAAATCCTTCGACGGGAACTATGGGAATCGTTTTAGCTCGGGAACTCAGCGCTCGGGGGTCCGAGGTGGTGGTCATTCATGGTCCACGCGTACGGGAGCTAGCGATTAATCACGTTCACTATGAGGAAATTGTCTCGGCCCGCGATATGTTAAGGGCGGTTGAGAACCACATCGGACACATCGATACAGTTATCGGAGCCGCGGCTGTATCCGATTTTCGACCAGCTTATCCCCACATGCAGAAACAAAAAAAGAGTCAATTAGATCTGACTTGGATAATGGAAACCAATCCTGACATTATGGCTGAATTGGGAAGAAAATATCGTGATACCACCATTCTCATAGGATTTGCGGCAGAAACCGACAATGTCCTGGAATCTGCAAGGGATAAATTGCGGCGAAAACATCTTGATGCCATTATAGCTAATCAGGTTGGCACATCCCGCGGTTTTGGAGATGGCGAATATAAAGCGGCGATCATTCGACCTGAGGATGAACATACGACGTTACAACATATGACCAAAGAGCAGTTAGCGAGTCAAGTGGCCGATTTATTAAGTGTTCTCCAACCCAAAAAGGGGAGTCCGACGAATGTTTGA
- a CDS encoding TetR/AcrR family transcriptional regulator, translating into MDEGGRKEEILKAAQTIFSQYGYHQATIRMIADQAQCATGTFYLYFVSKQDCFLALVETLYTHVMEQIMLARSGIENPSEKLKRSLEAAVDVFRRDYELAQVVLVRGAGADPLFEERMWRVREAFSEFIVSDLIECGVPRPQAVIGAHGWVGALAEIVGVWIRRDQDLDLNEAAQEIQRIFWTAWGLNDFHSAS; encoded by the coding sequence ATGGATGAAGGTGGCCGTAAAGAGGAGATTCTTAAGGCAGCCCAAACGATATTTAGCCAATATGGATATCACCAAGCAACCATTCGGATGATTGCCGATCAAGCACAATGTGCCACAGGAACTTTTTATCTGTATTTTGTCAGCAAACAGGATTGCTTTCTGGCGCTCGTGGAAACATTATATACCCACGTCATGGAGCAAATTATGTTGGCGCGTTCTGGAATTGAGAATCCATCCGAAAAACTTAAACGTTCCCTAGAGGCCGCAGTCGATGTGTTCCGACGAGATTATGAATTGGCGCAAGTGGTTTTGGTCCGAGGGGCTGGAGCGGACCCGCTTTTTGAAGAACGCATGTGGAGAGTTCGCGAAGCCTTCAGTGAATTTATTGTCAGCGACCTCATCGAATGTGGAGTACCGCGGCCGCAAGCCGTGATTGGCGCCCATGGTTGGGTTGGAGCTCTGGCGGAGATTGTTGGCGTGTGGATTCGCCGTGACCAGGATCTGGATTTAAATGAAGCGGCTCAGGAAATTCAAAGAATTTTTTGGACGGCATGGGGATTAAACGATTTCCATTCGGCGTCCTAG
- a CDS encoding NUDIX hydrolase, producing MLRNRIRRVPVTVRGTHYIHEYLVLPDVCAVIAEIPEGVILVEQFRPALGRKILELPAGRLRRGEEPVQGARRELQEETGYQAGDMRLLSRFYPSVGLSRHKVHLYYTVNPVPGPTNWDPTEEIEVKIIPVNEVPNLLIEGRAADAKTHLGLVYFLNARGWLLQRGRWRPVQTSQGSPG from the coding sequence TTGCTAAGGAATCGTATTCGACGTGTGCCCGTTACGGTCAGGGGCACGCATTATATTCACGAGTATCTTGTGTTACCAGATGTCTGTGCGGTTATTGCGGAAATTCCCGAAGGGGTTATTCTCGTTGAACAATTTCGGCCCGCCTTAGGGCGCAAAATTTTGGAGTTGCCCGCCGGTCGATTACGACGGGGTGAAGAACCTGTTCAAGGAGCCCGCCGGGAATTACAGGAGGAAACAGGATATCAGGCTGGCGATATGCGCTTGTTATCCCGTTTCTATCCTTCCGTGGGACTGTCACGACACAAAGTGCATCTTTATTACACGGTGAATCCTGTTCCCGGACCAACAAATTGGGATCCGACAGAAGAAATTGAAGTCAAAATTATTCCTGTTAATGAAGTGCCCAATTTATTGATCGAAGGAAGGGCCGCGGACGCCAAGACACATTTAGGCTTGGTGTATTTCCTCAATGCTCGAGGCTGGTTATTACAACGAGGACGATGGCGGCCGGTTCAAACATCCCAGGGTTCACCAGGATGA
- a CDS encoding transposase has protein sequence MAIIPQLSLFSWQDLEELGDLERLVLVLETVPDETLMAHLEAARGHGRNAYPVRAMWNSVLAGVVFQHPSIESLRRELARNAQLRMLCGFRNAAVPPASAYTRFLHRLMAEQDTVDGMFEQLVDDLAAVLPNFGQRLAMDSKGISSRAVRPAKNPTADGRRDVDADFGRKEYRGVHEDGTTWTKVVKWFGYKLHLVVDSTYELPVAWEVTKASVSDVTRAMPMLDHLHHRHGVLLSRAVLLTADRGYDDTKLIAACWDSYQIKPVIDIRNMWRDPDATRVLPGHSTVTYNYRGDVFCQDPVTGQVHTMSNGGFEVRRQRLKKRCPARFAGVSCRGQDTCPVVQGLRIPLQTDRRIFTPMDRASYQWKREYAHRTAVERVNSRLDVSFGLELHTIRGLKKMQLRCGLALIVMLAMALGRIRQRQPERMRRLVGS, from the coding sequence ATGGCTATCATACCACAACTTTCTCTCTTTTCGTGGCAAGATCTCGAAGAATTAGGCGACCTCGAACGCCTCGTGCTCGTCCTCGAGACGGTCCCGGATGAAACCCTCATGGCCCACCTGGAAGCCGCCCGTGGGCATGGGCGGAATGCGTACCCGGTCCGGGCGATGTGGAATTCGGTGTTGGCCGGGGTGGTTTTCCAACACCCCAGCATCGAGAGCCTTCGCCGAGAACTGGCCCGCAATGCGCAACTGCGCATGCTGTGCGGGTTCCGCAACGCGGCCGTCCCGCCCGCGTCGGCCTACACCCGATTTCTGCATCGTCTGATGGCCGAACAGGATACCGTGGACGGGATGTTTGAGCAGCTGGTGGATGACCTCGCCGCCGTGCTCCCGAATTTCGGTCAGCGCTTGGCCATGGACAGCAAGGGTATCTCGTCGCGGGCCGTGCGGCCCGCCAAAAACCCCACCGCCGATGGGCGCCGGGACGTCGATGCCGATTTTGGACGGAAGGAATACCGCGGTGTGCATGAGGACGGGACTACCTGGACCAAAGTGGTCAAGTGGTTCGGGTATAAGCTGCACCTGGTGGTGGATTCGACGTACGAATTGCCGGTGGCGTGGGAGGTGACGAAAGCGTCGGTGTCCGATGTGACCCGGGCGATGCCCATGTTGGATCATCTGCACCATCGCCACGGGGTGCTGCTGTCCCGTGCCGTCCTTTTAACGGCCGACCGGGGCTATGATGATACCAAATTGATCGCCGCCTGCTGGGATAGCTACCAGATTAAGCCGGTGATCGATATCCGGAATATGTGGCGGGACCCGGATGCCACGCGAGTGCTACCGGGCCATTCGACGGTGACCTACAATTATCGTGGCGACGTCTTTTGTCAGGATCCGGTCACGGGTCAGGTTCACACCATGAGTAACGGCGGATTCGAAGTCAGGCGCCAACGTCTCAAAAAGCGGTGCCCCGCCCGCTTTGCGGGCGTGTCCTGCCGGGGTCAAGACACCTGCCCCGTCGTCCAGGGCCTGCGCATTCCCTTACAGACCGATCGGCGGATTTTTACGCCCATGGACCGGGCCAGTTATCAATGGAAGCGCGAGTATGCCCATCGCACGGCGGTGGAACGGGTGAACAGTCGGTTGGATGTGTCGTTCGGGTTGGAACTCCATACCATTCGGGGGCTAAAGAAAATGCAACTCCGCTGCGGGTTGGCCCTCATCGTGATGTTGGCGATGGCGCTCGGGCGGATACGGCAACGGCAACCGGAGCGGATGCGCCGCCTCGTGGGGTCGTGA
- the dapF gene encoding diaminopimelate epimerase — protein MGQLEPLRFTKMHGLGNDYLFIDIRDMEEVPDDVWKDYAIKMSDRHFGVGSDGIILIAPSKVAPVRMRIFNADGSESEMCGNGLRAMTKWLYDRGEFDPGQAIETGAGLLYPEVLKTEEGRASVIRVNMGVPRLTRHEIGMLGQGESTCIDEPLDLDETMLHITCVSMGNPHVIIFGPLWDEQTMARLGQKIEHHPMFPHRTNVHSVEVVDSHHLRMRHWERGAGLTLACGTGVSAAIVAAVLTERVERHATISVPGGTLEASWDEGTGVVYLTGTAQEICQGVFELR, from the coding sequence GTGGGACAATTGGAACCCTTACGTTTTACGAAGATGCATGGTTTAGGAAACGATTATTTGTTTATAGATATCAGGGACATGGAGGAGGTTCCCGATGACGTTTGGAAAGACTATGCCATCAAGATGAGTGACCGACATTTTGGCGTCGGAAGTGACGGCATTATTTTGATTGCACCGTCGAAGGTGGCTCCCGTACGTATGCGGATTTTTAATGCCGATGGATCCGAATCTGAAATGTGTGGTAATGGACTGCGTGCGATGACCAAATGGCTTTATGACCGGGGTGAATTTGATCCCGGCCAGGCCATAGAGACCGGAGCGGGCCTATTATACCCGGAGGTTTTGAAAACCGAAGAGGGGAGAGCGTCGGTTATCCGGGTCAATATGGGAGTCCCTCGGCTCACACGGCACGAGATCGGTATGCTGGGTCAAGGGGAATCTACGTGCATTGACGAGCCTTTGGACCTTGATGAGACGATGCTGCACATTACCTGTGTATCAATGGGGAATCCTCATGTTATTATTTTTGGACCGTTGTGGGACGAACAGACTATGGCACGCTTGGGACAGAAAATAGAGCATCATCCGATGTTTCCCCACCGGACCAATGTGCATTCGGTCGAGGTTGTTGATTCCCATCATTTGCGGATGCGACATTGGGAACGAGGTGCGGGATTGACCTTAGCCTGCGGTACAGGGGTCTCGGCTGCTATCGTGGCAGCGGTTCTCACCGAGCGCGTCGAGCGCCATGCCACCATTTCCGTGCCAGGAGGTACACTGGAAGCTTCCTGGGACGAGGGGACGGGCGTCGTCTATTTGACGGGAACAGCACAAGAAATTTGTCAAGGAGTTTTTGAATTACGATAA
- a CDS encoding citrate synthase, translating into MSEVQFKEGLEDVVAGTSEICFIDGKEGRLVYRGYDVRDLAEQTTFEEVVYLLWEGNLPTREQLNQFTTTLRSMRPLAKPVYDLLVSVPPSTNPMDALRTAVSLAGIYDPDAGDNSYEANRRKAMRLVAQIPTMVASFERRRQGRVPIAPDSHLSLAENFLYMLHGKRPEQFPAHVFNTALVLHADHELNASTFAARVTAATLSDLYSAVTSAIGALKGPLHGGANEEVMVMLQEIGEVDHVDTWIDNALAQHKKIMGFGHRVYKTEDPRATILRQFSRQLGEQTGTIKNYQMLEAIRQTIQSKKPLYPNVDFYSGSVYAALGIPTELYTPVFAVSRIAGWTAHILEQYRHNRIIRPRAEYTGPSHRNFIPLDDRE; encoded by the coding sequence ATGTCGGAAGTGCAATTTAAAGAAGGCCTAGAAGATGTCGTAGCGGGAACCTCAGAAATTTGTTTCATCGACGGGAAAGAAGGACGTTTGGTTTATCGCGGATACGACGTTCGTGATTTGGCAGAACAGACGACATTTGAGGAAGTCGTCTATCTTCTGTGGGAAGGAAATCTACCTACCCGAGAACAATTGAATCAATTTACGACAACCTTGCGATCGATGAGACCGCTTGCCAAGCCGGTCTATGATTTACTCGTCTCGGTGCCGCCCTCAACAAATCCGATGGATGCTCTTCGTACAGCCGTTAGTCTAGCCGGTATTTATGATCCTGATGCCGGAGATAATTCGTATGAGGCTAATCGACGCAAGGCCATGCGTCTTGTTGCCCAAATTCCGACTATGGTCGCATCATTTGAACGTCGACGCCAAGGACGAGTACCGATTGCTCCCGATTCCCATCTCTCTTTAGCTGAAAATTTCTTATACATGCTTCATGGAAAGCGACCTGAGCAATTTCCTGCCCATGTTTTTAACACAGCCTTGGTTTTGCATGCTGACCATGAATTAAATGCATCGACATTTGCGGCCCGGGTCACCGCTGCCACCCTGTCCGATTTGTATTCTGCCGTAACCTCGGCGATAGGTGCCCTGAAGGGACCTCTCCACGGTGGGGCTAATGAAGAAGTCATGGTGATGTTGCAAGAAATTGGCGAGGTTGACCACGTCGATACCTGGATTGACAATGCTTTGGCGCAACATAAGAAAATTATGGGATTTGGACATCGTGTTTATAAAACCGAGGACCCGCGAGCCACAATATTACGTCAATTTTCCCGCCAATTAGGAGAACAAACCGGAACGATTAAGAATTACCAAATGCTCGAGGCAATTCGGCAAACCATCCAATCGAAAAAACCGTTATATCCTAATGTTGATTTTTATTCCGGTTCGGTTTATGCGGCCTTGGGCATTCCGACGGAGTTATATACACCCGTTTTTGCGGTAAGCCGCATTGCCGGATGGACTGCCCATATTTTAGAGCAATATCGGCATAACCGCATTATTCGTCCACGGGCTGAGTATACGGGGCCGAGCCACCGAAATTTTATTCCCTTAGATGACCGTGAATAG
- the rpoZ gene encoding DNA-directed RNA polymerase subunit omega encodes MDPRGLTVKELTERHESKYALAVAAARRGRAITEGSHPLVESHASKPVTIALEEIHKGLITVEVPPVGIK; translated from the coding sequence ATGGATCCACGTGGATTGACAGTGAAAGAATTAACGGAACGGCATGAAAGCAAATACGCACTAGCTGTAGCAGCGGCACGCCGGGGTCGTGCCATTACCGAAGGTAGCCATCCCTTGGTTGAAAGTCATGCGAGCAAACCGGTAACGATTGCTCTGGAAGAGATTCACAAAGGACTTATTACGGTAGAAGTCCCTCCTGTCGGCATTAAATAG